A part of Oncorhynchus kisutch isolate 150728-3 linkage group LG2, Okis_V2, whole genome shotgun sequence genomic DNA contains:
- the LOC109884990 gene encoding dual specificity protein kinase CLK2-like has translation MGKTELYSVYKSFLDCLCLSRSSSGGPGKNEKDPDDGHLAYQNGDVLQERYEVISLLGEGTFGKVVTCVDRRRSGARVALKIIKNMEKYRQAAKLEINVLEKINEKDPHNKHQCVQMLDWFDYHGHVCISMELLALSTFDFLKENNFLPYCMDHIRQMAYQICLAVNCECKGDERKVKDTTVRLVDFGSATFDHEHHSTIISTRHYRAPEVILELGWSHPCDVWSIGCILFEYYEGFTLYQTHDNQEHLAMMERVRGPLPSTMICKTRKQKYFHCRRLDWNDNSKAGRFVKDHIKPLWRYRLSEAKEHHQFFDLLEKMLEYEPSKCLYLSSSLRHSFFLPLCRGSKAWESTRNICR, from the exons ATGGGGAAGACAGAGTTGTACTCTGTGTATAAGAGCTTTCTggactgtctctgcctctct cGGAGCAGCAGTGGGGGGCCAGGGAAGAATGAGAAGGACCCTGACGATGGTCACCTGGCCTACCAGAATGGAGACGTTCTACAAGAGAGAT ATGAGGTTATCAGTCTGTTGGGAGAGGGCACCTTTGGGAAGGTGGTGACGTGTGTGGACCGGCGCAG gtctgggGCACGTGTAGCTCTGAAGATCATTAAGAACATGGAGAAGTACAGACAAGCTGCTAAACTGGAGATCAATGTCCTGGAGAAAATCAACGAGAAAGACCCACACAACAAACA tCAATGTGTTCAGATGCTGGACTGGTTTGACTACCATGGTCATGTGTGTATCTCCATGGAGCTGCTAGCCCTCAGCACTTTTGACTTCCTGAAGGAGAACAACTTCCTGCCGTACTGTATGGATCACATCCGCCAGATGGCCTACCAGATCTGCCTCGCTGTCAACTGTGAGTGT aagGGGGATGAGAGGAAAGTGAAGGATACAACAGTAAGGCTGGTGGATTTTGGCAGTGCCACGTTTGACCACGAACACCACAGCACCATCATATCTACACGCCACTACCGTGCTCCTGAAGTTATTCTGG AGCTGGGCTGGAGTCATCCGTGTGATGTCTGGAGTATCGGCTGCATCCTGTTTGAGTACTATGAAGGCTTCACCCTATATCAG ACCCATGACAACCAGGAGCAcctggccatgatggagagagtaCGGGGACCTCTCCCCTCTACGATGATCTGCAAGACCAG GAAGCAGAAGTATTTTCACTGCAGGCGTCTAGACTGGAACGATAACTCCAAGGCAGGACGATTCGTCAAAGACCACATTAAACCTCTATGG aGATACCGGTTATCAGAAGCAAAGGAGCATCATCAGTTCTTTGACCTGTTGGAGAAGATGCTGGAGTACGAGCCCTCCAAatgcctctatctctcctcctccctccgccACTCCTTCTTCCTACCACTCTGTAGGGGCAGCAAGGCTTGGGAGAGCACGCGGAACATCTGCCGATga
- the LOC109884989 gene encoding KH homology domain-containing protein 4 isoform X1, producing the protein MSFGGTQNGGRRSKWDQPGPGPGSDQMGEAAPTGALDAAAAVAAKINAMLVAKGKLKPSQIGPSGPSGPPDKVVGAGKPQPPMKAKDDLVVAEVEINDVPLPCRNLLTRGQTQDEISKVSGAAVSTRGRYMAAVEKYKAPQGDRPLYLHVQGQTRELVDRAVNRIKEIITNGVVKAATSSYSGTGATVPVYQQHKPQPPSLPPINHHHRPHFQSGMHYVQEKLFVGLEHAIQGFSVKERVEGPGSSYLQHIQGETGAKVFLRGKGSGCLEPASGREAFEPMYIYISHPKPEGLAAAKILCDNLLQTVHAEYSVFLNQMSVMMPTPGFMQPPMANGMPPQPPYYPPSGYQPSYPLPVPPPQPIPPPYAVPPPIPPGVPAGLPPPNRYALPPAPVTLPQTLPPSPFPPAAPVPPKAPPPVVLANPPQKRRFTEEVPDESDSGLLGYQHGPIHMTNLGAGFPVGSPGPEASGPPPPSSSGPPRERDSSRQLMPPPPIPMNGGMTPKMEERRLLQGPLDPSVKRMKTGLVAYAGDSSDEEEDHSTPKTLGAGNHGNVAGATHSTPTSSSGWTLGYRCPPPPPQRAKTQQAQSQQPMPFWMAP; encoded by the exons ATGTCATTTGGTGGAACGCAAAACGGCGG GCGCCGTAGTAAATGGGACCAGCCGGGCCCAGGTCCTGGTTCAGACCAGATGGGGGAGGCGGCTCCTACAGGGGCTCTGGACGCTGCAGCTGCTGTGGCAGCTAAGATCAACGCCATGCTGGTAGCCAAGGGCAAGCTCAAGCCCTCCCAGATAGGACCCTCTGGACCATCTGGACCCCCAGACAAG GTTGTGGGTGCAGGGAAGCCCCAGCCTCCTATGAAAGCGAAGGATGACCTGGTGGTGGCGGAGGTGGAGATCAACGACGTTCCTCTCCCCTGCCGGAACCTGCTGACCCGCGGACAGACACAGGACGAG ATCAGCAAAGTGAGTGGTGCTGCTGTGTCCACCAGGGGGCGATACATGGCAGCAGTGGAGAAGTACAAGGCTCCACAAGG GGACCGACCCCTCTATCTTCACGTCCAGGGCCAGACCAGGGAGCTTGTCGACA GAGCTGTGAACCGCATCAAGGAGATCATCACTAACGGAGTGGTGAAGGCGGCCACCTCCTCCTACAGCGGAACCGGAGCCACAGTCCCAGTCTACCAGCAACACAAACCCCAGCCCCCCTCACTGCCCCCCATCAACCACCATCACAGACCACACTTCCAGTCTGGG ATGCACTATGTGCAGGAAAAGTTGTTTGTGGGTCTGGAGCATGCCATCCAGGGCTTCTCAGTGAAGGAGAGGGTGGAAGGGCCAGGCAGCTCCTACCTGCAGCACATCCAGGGTGAGACTGGGGCCAAGGTCTTCCTCAGGGGGAAGGGATCAGGCTGTCTGGAGCCCGCCTCTGGGCGAGAGGCCTTCGAACCGATGTACATCTACATCAG tcaTCCCAAACCAGAGGGCCTTGCTGCAGCTAAGATCCTGTGTGACAACCTGCTGCAGACT GTTCATGCAGAGTATTCTGTCTTCCTCAACCAGATGAGTGTCATGATGCCTACTCCCG gctTTATGCAGCCCCCCATGGCCAACGGGATGCCCCCCCAGCCCCCTTACTACCCCCCATCGGGGTACCAGCCAAGCTACCCCCTCCCTGTACCTCCCCCTCAGCCCATTCCTCCCCCCTACGCTGTCCCCCCTCCCATTCCACCTGGGGTGCCCGCCGGTCTCCCCCCTCCCAACCGGTACGCCCTCCCCCCTGCACCTGTCACTTTACCACAG ACTCTCCCACCTTCTCCTTTCCCACCAGCTGCTCCGGTTCCGCCCAAAGCTCCGCCTCCTGTAGTCTTAGCCAATCCGCCGCAGAAAAGACGCTTCACGGAGGAGGTGCCAGACGAGAGTGACAGCGGTCTGCTGGGATACCAG CATGGACCCATTCATATGACTAATTTAGGTGCAGGCTTCCCTGTGGGCAGCCCCGGCCCAGAGGCTTCAGGACCCCCGCCACCGAGTTCCTCCGGGCCGCcgagggagagggacag cagTAGGCAGCTGATGCCTCCACCACCCATTCCAATGAACGGAGGCATGACACccaagatggaggagaggaggctgctgCAAGGCCCCCTGG atCCCTCAGTGAAGAGGATGAAGACTGGGCTCGTGGCGTACGCTGGTGACTCCTCGGACGAAGAGGAGGACCACTCCACCCCCAAAACCTTGGGGGCAGGTAACCATGGTAACGTCGCTGGGGCAACCCACTCCACCCCCACGTCATCCTCGGGCTGGACTCTGGGGTACCGCTGCCCCCCTCCGCCTCCCCAACGTGCCAAAACACAGCAGGCACAGTCACAGCAGCCCATGCCCTTCTGGATGGCCCCATAA
- the LOC109884989 gene encoding KH homology domain-containing protein 4 isoform X3: protein MSFGGTQNGGRRSKWDQPGPGPGSDQMGEAAPTGALDAAAAVAAKINAMLVAKGKLKPSQIGPSGPSGPPDKVVGAGKPQPPMKAKDDLVVAEVEINDVPLPCRNLLTRGQTQDEISKVSGAAVSTRGRYMAAVEKYKAPQGDRPLYLHVQGQTRELVDRAVNRIKEIITNGVVKAATSSYSGTGATVPVYQQHKPQPPSLPPINHHHRPHFQSGMHYVQEKLFVGLEHAIQGFSVKERVEGPGSSYLQHIQGETGAKVFLRGKGSGCLEPASGREAFEPMYIYISHPKPEGLAAAKILCDNLLQTVHAEYSVFLNQMSVMMPTPGFMQPPMANGMPPQPPYYPPSGYQPSYPLPVPPPQPIPPPYAVPPPIPPGVPAGLPPPNRYALPPAPVTLPQTLPPSPFPPAAPVPPKAPPPVVLANPPQKRRFTEEVPDESDSGLLGYQHGPIHMTNLGAGFPVGSPGPEASGPPPPSSSGPPRERDSSRQLMPPPPIPTLLSPSFLPLSPTVFPSLSSLSDPSVKRMKTGLVAYAGDSSDEEEDHSTPKTLGAGNHGNVAGATHSTPTSSSGWTLGYRCPPPPPQRAKTQQAQSQQPMPFWMAP, encoded by the exons ATGTCATTTGGTGGAACGCAAAACGGCGG GCGCCGTAGTAAATGGGACCAGCCGGGCCCAGGTCCTGGTTCAGACCAGATGGGGGAGGCGGCTCCTACAGGGGCTCTGGACGCTGCAGCTGCTGTGGCAGCTAAGATCAACGCCATGCTGGTAGCCAAGGGCAAGCTCAAGCCCTCCCAGATAGGACCCTCTGGACCATCTGGACCCCCAGACAAG GTTGTGGGTGCAGGGAAGCCCCAGCCTCCTATGAAAGCGAAGGATGACCTGGTGGTGGCGGAGGTGGAGATCAACGACGTTCCTCTCCCCTGCCGGAACCTGCTGACCCGCGGACAGACACAGGACGAG ATCAGCAAAGTGAGTGGTGCTGCTGTGTCCACCAGGGGGCGATACATGGCAGCAGTGGAGAAGTACAAGGCTCCACAAGG GGACCGACCCCTCTATCTTCACGTCCAGGGCCAGACCAGGGAGCTTGTCGACA GAGCTGTGAACCGCATCAAGGAGATCATCACTAACGGAGTGGTGAAGGCGGCCACCTCCTCCTACAGCGGAACCGGAGCCACAGTCCCAGTCTACCAGCAACACAAACCCCAGCCCCCCTCACTGCCCCCCATCAACCACCATCACAGACCACACTTCCAGTCTGGG ATGCACTATGTGCAGGAAAAGTTGTTTGTGGGTCTGGAGCATGCCATCCAGGGCTTCTCAGTGAAGGAGAGGGTGGAAGGGCCAGGCAGCTCCTACCTGCAGCACATCCAGGGTGAGACTGGGGCCAAGGTCTTCCTCAGGGGGAAGGGATCAGGCTGTCTGGAGCCCGCCTCTGGGCGAGAGGCCTTCGAACCGATGTACATCTACATCAG tcaTCCCAAACCAGAGGGCCTTGCTGCAGCTAAGATCCTGTGTGACAACCTGCTGCAGACT GTTCATGCAGAGTATTCTGTCTTCCTCAACCAGATGAGTGTCATGATGCCTACTCCCG gctTTATGCAGCCCCCCATGGCCAACGGGATGCCCCCCCAGCCCCCTTACTACCCCCCATCGGGGTACCAGCCAAGCTACCCCCTCCCTGTACCTCCCCCTCAGCCCATTCCTCCCCCCTACGCTGTCCCCCCTCCCATTCCACCTGGGGTGCCCGCCGGTCTCCCCCCTCCCAACCGGTACGCCCTCCCCCCTGCACCTGTCACTTTACCACAG ACTCTCCCACCTTCTCCTTTCCCACCAGCTGCTCCGGTTCCGCCCAAAGCTCCGCCTCCTGTAGTCTTAGCCAATCCGCCGCAGAAAAGACGCTTCACGGAGGAGGTGCCAGACGAGAGTGACAGCGGTCTGCTGGGATACCAG CATGGACCCATTCATATGACTAATTTAGGTGCAGGCTTCCCTGTGGGCAGCCCCGGCCCAGAGGCTTCAGGACCCCCGCCACCGAGTTCCTCCGGGCCGCcgagggagagggacag cagTAGGCAGCTGATGCCTCCACCACCCATTCCAA ctctcctttctccctcattcctccctctttctcccactgtttttccctctctctcatctctctcagatCCCTCAGTGAAGAGGATGAAGACTGGGCTCGTGGCGTACGCTGGTGACTCCTCGGACGAAGAGGAGGACCACTCCACCCCCAAAACCTTGGGGGCAGGTAACCATGGTAACGTCGCTGGGGCAACCCACTCCACCCCCACGTCATCCTCGGGCTGGACTCTGGGGTACCGCTGCCCCCCTCCGCCTCCCCAACGTGCCAAAACACAGCAGGCACAGTCACAGCAGCCCATGCCCTTCTGGATGGCCCCATAA
- the LOC109884989 gene encoding KH homology domain-containing protein 4 isoform X2 — MSFGGTQNGGRRSKWDQPGPGPGSDQMGEAAPTGALDAAAAVAAKINAMLVAKGKLKPSQIGPSGPSGPPDKVVGAGKPQPPMKAKDDLVVAEVEINDVPLPCRNLLTRGQTQDEISKVSGAAVSTRGRYMAAVEKYKAPQGDRPLYLHVQGQTRELVDRAVNRIKEIITNGVVKAATSSYSGTGATVPVYQQHKPQPPSLPPINHHHRPHFQSGMHYVQEKLFVGLEHAIQGFSVKERVEGPGSSYLQHIQGETGAKVFLRGKGSGCLEPASGREAFEPMYIYISHPKPEGLAAAKILCDNLLQTVHAEYSVFLNQMSVMMPTPGFMQPPMANGMPPQPPYYPPSGYQPSYPLPVPPPQPIPPPYAVPPPIPPGVPAGLPPPNRYALPPAPVTLPQTLPPSPFPPAAPVPPKAPPPVVLANPPQKRRFTEEVPDESDSGLLGYQHGPIHMTNLGAGFPVGSPGPEASGPPPPSSSGPPRERDSRQLMPPPPIPMNGGMTPKMEERRLLQGPLDPSVKRMKTGLVAYAGDSSDEEEDHSTPKTLGAGNHGNVAGATHSTPTSSSGWTLGYRCPPPPPQRAKTQQAQSQQPMPFWMAP; from the exons ATGTCATTTGGTGGAACGCAAAACGGCGG GCGCCGTAGTAAATGGGACCAGCCGGGCCCAGGTCCTGGTTCAGACCAGATGGGGGAGGCGGCTCCTACAGGGGCTCTGGACGCTGCAGCTGCTGTGGCAGCTAAGATCAACGCCATGCTGGTAGCCAAGGGCAAGCTCAAGCCCTCCCAGATAGGACCCTCTGGACCATCTGGACCCCCAGACAAG GTTGTGGGTGCAGGGAAGCCCCAGCCTCCTATGAAAGCGAAGGATGACCTGGTGGTGGCGGAGGTGGAGATCAACGACGTTCCTCTCCCCTGCCGGAACCTGCTGACCCGCGGACAGACACAGGACGAG ATCAGCAAAGTGAGTGGTGCTGCTGTGTCCACCAGGGGGCGATACATGGCAGCAGTGGAGAAGTACAAGGCTCCACAAGG GGACCGACCCCTCTATCTTCACGTCCAGGGCCAGACCAGGGAGCTTGTCGACA GAGCTGTGAACCGCATCAAGGAGATCATCACTAACGGAGTGGTGAAGGCGGCCACCTCCTCCTACAGCGGAACCGGAGCCACAGTCCCAGTCTACCAGCAACACAAACCCCAGCCCCCCTCACTGCCCCCCATCAACCACCATCACAGACCACACTTCCAGTCTGGG ATGCACTATGTGCAGGAAAAGTTGTTTGTGGGTCTGGAGCATGCCATCCAGGGCTTCTCAGTGAAGGAGAGGGTGGAAGGGCCAGGCAGCTCCTACCTGCAGCACATCCAGGGTGAGACTGGGGCCAAGGTCTTCCTCAGGGGGAAGGGATCAGGCTGTCTGGAGCCCGCCTCTGGGCGAGAGGCCTTCGAACCGATGTACATCTACATCAG tcaTCCCAAACCAGAGGGCCTTGCTGCAGCTAAGATCCTGTGTGACAACCTGCTGCAGACT GTTCATGCAGAGTATTCTGTCTTCCTCAACCAGATGAGTGTCATGATGCCTACTCCCG gctTTATGCAGCCCCCCATGGCCAACGGGATGCCCCCCCAGCCCCCTTACTACCCCCCATCGGGGTACCAGCCAAGCTACCCCCTCCCTGTACCTCCCCCTCAGCCCATTCCTCCCCCCTACGCTGTCCCCCCTCCCATTCCACCTGGGGTGCCCGCCGGTCTCCCCCCTCCCAACCGGTACGCCCTCCCCCCTGCACCTGTCACTTTACCACAG ACTCTCCCACCTTCTCCTTTCCCACCAGCTGCTCCGGTTCCGCCCAAAGCTCCGCCTCCTGTAGTCTTAGCCAATCCGCCGCAGAAAAGACGCTTCACGGAGGAGGTGCCAGACGAGAGTGACAGCGGTCTGCTGGGATACCAG CATGGACCCATTCATATGACTAATTTAGGTGCAGGCTTCCCTGTGGGCAGCCCCGGCCCAGAGGCTTCAGGACCCCCGCCACCGAGTTCCTCCGGGCCGCcgagggagagggacag TAGGCAGCTGATGCCTCCACCACCCATTCCAATGAACGGAGGCATGACACccaagatggaggagaggaggctgctgCAAGGCCCCCTGG atCCCTCAGTGAAGAGGATGAAGACTGGGCTCGTGGCGTACGCTGGTGACTCCTCGGACGAAGAGGAGGACCACTCCACCCCCAAAACCTTGGGGGCAGGTAACCATGGTAACGTCGCTGGGGCAACCCACTCCACCCCCACGTCATCCTCGGGCTGGACTCTGGGGTACCGCTGCCCCCCTCCGCCTCCCCAACGTGCCAAAACACAGCAGGCACAGTCACAGCAGCCCATGCCCTTCTGGATGGCCCCATAA
- the LOC116376561 gene encoding Fc receptor-like A isoform X2, with the protein MNQIHLGSGFPNETPQLGLSLQTFYKQDAELMMSEPVLSTLVVYPSSEFTEVLLMPTLTVEPSGRQVYTEDTVTLACQLPGHSGLGWQFYWHKDRQDTGPVAQIWGSGGGGAVYQLWRASITHTGQYWCRAGRGQPVFYTQYSQAVSVNVIELFTSVTLSAFPSTVVKEGGAFNLTCKAQLNNCKLSQHHGNHSLHSHPDPDRNWTTVVVTFSFLRDGWPVARDSVSGMYSVARASSCHMGTYSCVARAGRARRSSQEISITLDNLSLILVTCFGTFLILSVAPLAFFVRLYAMRLWQLRGRGQGELQCNECSTIQGPKWRTDVSGPS; encoded by the exons atgaaccagattcatCTCGGTTCAGGTTTCCCAAATGAAACCCCACAGCTTGGTCTAAGTCTACAGACATTTTACAAGCAGGATGCTGAGTTGATGATGTCAGAGCCAG TGTTGAGTACACTGGTGGTCTATCCATCATCAG AGTTCACAGAGGTTCTACTGATGCCGACTCTGACCGTGGAGCCTTCAGGACGACAGGTGTACACTGAGGACACAGTCACCTTGGCATGTCAGTTACCTGGCCACTCTGGGCTGGGCTGGCAGTTCTACTGGCACAAAGACAG GCAGGACACTGGCCCTGTGGCGCAGATATGGGGCAGTGGTGGAGGTGGGGCGGTCTACCAACTGTGGCGTgcctctatcacacacacaggcCAGTACTGGTGCAGAGCAGGGAGAGGACAGCCAGTCTTCTACACCCAATACAGCCAGGCAGTCTCTGTTAATGTCATTG AGCTCTTCACATCAGTGACTTTGTCAGCATTTCCTTCGACCGTGGTCAAAGAGGGCGGGGCTTTCAACCTCACCTGTAAGGCCCAGCTTAACAACTGCAAGCTGAGCCAACATCATGGTAACCACAGTCTACATAGTCACCCTGATCCTGACCGTAACTGGACCACAGTGGTTGTAACATTCTCCTTCCTGAGGGACGGCTGGCCAGTGGCCAGGGACTCTGTCAGTGGGATGTACAGCGTAGCGAGGGCTTCTAGCTGTCACATGGGGACCTACAGCTGTGTGGCCAGAGCAGGCAGGGCCAGGAGGAGCAGTCAGGAGATCAGCATCACACTAGACA ACCTGTCTCTGATACTGGTCACCTGCTTTGGCACCTTCCTGATCCTCTCCGTGGCTCCATTGGCATTTTTTGTGAGACTATACGCGATGAGAT TATGGCAGCTCAGAGGCAGAGGACAAGGAGAATTGCAGTGCAATGAGTGCAGTACAATACAGGGACCAAAATGGAGGACAG ATGTATCTGGACCCAGCTGA
- the LOC116376561 gene encoding Fc receptor-like A isoform X1, protein MNQIHLGSGFPNETPQLGLSLQTFYKQDAELMMSEPVLSTLVVYPSSEFTEVLLMPTLTVEPSGRQVYTEDTVTLACQLPGHSGLGWQFYWHKDRQDTGPVAQIWGSGGGGAVYQLWRASITHTGQYWCRAGRGQPVFYTQYSQAVSVNVIELFTSVTLSAFPSTVVKEGGAFNLTCKAQLNNCKLSQHHGNHSLHSHPDPDRNWTTVVVTFSFLRDGWPVARDSVSGMYSVARASSCHMGTYSCVARAGRARRSSQEISITLDNLSLILVTCFGTFLILSVAPLAFFVRLYAMRLWQLRGRGQGELQCNECSTIQGPKWRTGETCCENSCSSHGCISAQV, encoded by the exons atgaaccagattcatCTCGGTTCAGGTTTCCCAAATGAAACCCCACAGCTTGGTCTAAGTCTACAGACATTTTACAAGCAGGATGCTGAGTTGATGATGTCAGAGCCAG TGTTGAGTACACTGGTGGTCTATCCATCATCAG AGTTCACAGAGGTTCTACTGATGCCGACTCTGACCGTGGAGCCTTCAGGACGACAGGTGTACACTGAGGACACAGTCACCTTGGCATGTCAGTTACCTGGCCACTCTGGGCTGGGCTGGCAGTTCTACTGGCACAAAGACAG GCAGGACACTGGCCCTGTGGCGCAGATATGGGGCAGTGGTGGAGGTGGGGCGGTCTACCAACTGTGGCGTgcctctatcacacacacaggcCAGTACTGGTGCAGAGCAGGGAGAGGACAGCCAGTCTTCTACACCCAATACAGCCAGGCAGTCTCTGTTAATGTCATTG AGCTCTTCACATCAGTGACTTTGTCAGCATTTCCTTCGACCGTGGTCAAAGAGGGCGGGGCTTTCAACCTCACCTGTAAGGCCCAGCTTAACAACTGCAAGCTGAGCCAACATCATGGTAACCACAGTCTACATAGTCACCCTGATCCTGACCGTAACTGGACCACAGTGGTTGTAACATTCTCCTTCCTGAGGGACGGCTGGCCAGTGGCCAGGGACTCTGTCAGTGGGATGTACAGCGTAGCGAGGGCTTCTAGCTGTCACATGGGGACCTACAGCTGTGTGGCCAGAGCAGGCAGGGCCAGGAGGAGCAGTCAGGAGATCAGCATCACACTAGACA ACCTGTCTCTGATACTGGTCACCTGCTTTGGCACCTTCCTGATCCTCTCCGTGGCTCCATTGGCATTTTTTGTGAGACTATACGCGATGAGAT TATGGCAGCTCAGAGGCAGAGGACAAGGAGAATTGCAGTGCAATGAGTGCAGTACAATACAGGGACCAAAATGGAGGACAGGTGAGACGTGCTGTGAGAACTCATGTAGTTCACATGGCTGTATTAGTgcacaggtgtag
- the LOC116376561 gene encoding Fc receptor-like A isoform X3 encodes MPTLTVEPSGRQVYTEDTVTLACQLPGHSGLGWQFYWHKDRQDTGPVAQIWGSGGGGAVYQLWRASITHTGQYWCRAGRGQPVFYTQYSQAVSVNVIELFTSVTLSAFPSTVVKEGGAFNLTCKAQLNNCKLSQHHGNHSLHSHPDPDRNWTTVVVTFSFLRDGWPVARDSVSGMYSVARASSCHMGTYSCVARAGRARRSSQEISITLDNLSLILVTCFGTFLILSVAPLAFFVRLYAMRLWQLRGRGQGELQCNECSTIQGPKWRTGETCCENSCSSHGCISAQV; translated from the exons ATGCCGACTCTGACCGTGGAGCCTTCAGGACGACAGGTGTACACTGAGGACACAGTCACCTTGGCATGTCAGTTACCTGGCCACTCTGGGCTGGGCTGGCAGTTCTACTGGCACAAAGACAG GCAGGACACTGGCCCTGTGGCGCAGATATGGGGCAGTGGTGGAGGTGGGGCGGTCTACCAACTGTGGCGTgcctctatcacacacacaggcCAGTACTGGTGCAGAGCAGGGAGAGGACAGCCAGTCTTCTACACCCAATACAGCCAGGCAGTCTCTGTTAATGTCATTG AGCTCTTCACATCAGTGACTTTGTCAGCATTTCCTTCGACCGTGGTCAAAGAGGGCGGGGCTTTCAACCTCACCTGTAAGGCCCAGCTTAACAACTGCAAGCTGAGCCAACATCATGGTAACCACAGTCTACATAGTCACCCTGATCCTGACCGTAACTGGACCACAGTGGTTGTAACATTCTCCTTCCTGAGGGACGGCTGGCCAGTGGCCAGGGACTCTGTCAGTGGGATGTACAGCGTAGCGAGGGCTTCTAGCTGTCACATGGGGACCTACAGCTGTGTGGCCAGAGCAGGCAGGGCCAGGAGGAGCAGTCAGGAGATCAGCATCACACTAGACA ACCTGTCTCTGATACTGGTCACCTGCTTTGGCACCTTCCTGATCCTCTCCGTGGCTCCATTGGCATTTTTTGTGAGACTATACGCGATGAGAT TATGGCAGCTCAGAGGCAGAGGACAAGGAGAATTGCAGTGCAATGAGTGCAGTACAATACAGGGACCAAAATGGAGGACAGGTGAGACGTGCTGTGAGAACTCATGTAGTTCACATGGCTGTATTAGTgcacaggtgtag